From Aedes albopictus strain Foshan chromosome 1, AalbF5, whole genome shotgun sequence, one genomic window encodes:
- the LOC134284153 gene encoding uncharacterized protein LOC134284153, protein MSPLSVLISLLLLTASAIALSVHIHFDRFVQSTGFDVVNATGVRVRKYNRTTTVLDGEGELFRNLDDDYRFTLTVAYSRMGNNQFDEYPLKIAKATICSIMNGPYKDYQYLFKDYSNMPQVGDERFCPFPPGRYWVKNWAIDGSFVPPVVPSGYWRFTSNILDSKDKVVVQYLAYFHISKDMF, encoded by the coding sequence ATGTCGCCGCTGTCGGTACTCATCAGCCTTTTACTCTTGACCGCTTCGGCGATTGCCTTGTCGGTTCACATCCACTTCGATCGCTTCGTACAGTCGACAGGATTTGACGTGGTCAACGCCACCGGGGTCCGTGTTCGTAAGTACAACCGGACCACCACAGTCCTGGACGGCGAAGGCGAACTCTTCCGGAACCTGGATGATGACTACAGATTTACCCTGACCGTTGCCTACAGCCGGATGGGCAACAACCAGTTCGACGAGTATCCGCTGAAAATTGCCAAAGCCACGATTTGCTCTATAATGAATGGGCCGTACAAGGACTATCAGTACCTATTCAAGGACTACAGTAACATGCCCCAGGTTGGAGATGAGCGGTTCTGTCCGTTTCCGCCGGGCCGCTACTGGGTAAAGAACTGGGCCATCGATGGCAGCTTTGTTCCACCGGTGGTTCCAAGCGGTTACTGGCGATTCACAAGCAACATACTGGATTCGAAGGACAAGGTCGTGGTACAATACCTCGCTTATTTCCATATCAGTAAGGATATGTTCTAA